One Prunus dulcis chromosome 8, ALMONDv2, whole genome shotgun sequence DNA window includes the following coding sequences:
- the LOC117636946 gene encoding 50S ribosomal protein L10, chloroplastic, with translation MEATLFSFPSSKPPSPSLTQTQSKTLLTRPTNPFLSLTPRPTRHHHRLPTIRSAISRTKKEQTVETIKENLENCHLLAGIKYKGLTVKQFQDLRKVLPETTKLIVAKNTLVYKAIEGTPWEALKPCMTGMNAWLFVHSEEIPPAIKPYRDFQKEKKLDSNDFTGAVFEGKFYAPGDFKQLETMPTRAEIYAKLLGTLNSPASSLVGTIQAPARELVMLLKAYVQKLEEESGGGQ, from the coding sequence ATGGAAGCCACTCTCTTCAGCTTCCCTTCCTCCAAACCCCCATCACCTTCCCTAACCCAAACCCAGTCCAAAACCCTTCTGACCCGACCCACCAACCCATTTCTCTCCCTCACCCCCCGACCCAcccgccaccaccaccgcctGCCCACAATCCGATCCGCCATCTCGCGCACCAAGAAAGAACAGACCGTCGAAACCATCAAAGAGAATCTCGAGAACTGCCATCTCTTGGCAGGCATCAAATACAAAGGCCTCACCGTGAAGCAATTTCAAGACCTCCGCAAAGTCCTACCCGAGACCACAAAGCTTATTGTGGCCAAGAACACTCTGGTCTACAAAGCCATAGAGGGAACTCCATGGGAAGCTCTCAAGCCCTGCATGACCGGCATGAACGCTTGGCTCTTTGTCCACAGCGAAGAAATCCCACCTGCCATTAAGCCTTACAGGGACTTTCAGAAGGAGAAGAAGCTCGACAGCAATGACTTCACCGGTGCTGTGTTTGAAGGCAAGTTTTATGCGCCTGGGGATTTTAAGCAGCTCGAGACAATGCCAACGAGGGCTGAGATTTATGCTAAGTTGCTCGGGACGTTGAATAGTCCGGCGTCGAGCTTGGTCGGGACAATACAGGCGCCGGCGAGGGAGTTGGTCATGCTTTTGAAGGCTTATGTGCAGAAATTGGAGGAGGAGAGCGGTGGTGGGCAATAG
- the LOC117636945 gene encoding rho-N domain-containing protein 1, chloroplastic, whose protein sequence is MLQGVHIIDGKCLPCSGISGRVAPAYPCSSRFNHRLKSQVRIGSLKGAYKGVSFTCRASSSGRNRNPDFPRQNRHGYSRGRNRKNDDRDGFENLEESDLLSSKNGPLVSLSSGTKFGATAAPGPREKEIVELFRKVQAQLRERSAAKEEKKAEALQGQGKENETVDSLLKLLRKHSVEQAKRTNNSGSNKDFMLDQPEKNSRYSERKSTTSFDSNNSLKDEVEEPNASFSRPASNFQRKSPIPRLTYQPIYSEDDHIGNSVPHVNSIGKRKKNHFERVPKPEPEPEPKQEPELELESELEHEPVVDAEFEFEPEPEPEPELVQLLEEETSGPEETLNFDDEKGEKQQLIEHKDLSALKLPELRALAKSQGVKGFSKMKKGELVELLSGSSV, encoded by the exons ATGTTACAAGGCGTCCATATAATCG ATGGAAAATGCCTTCCGTGTTCGGGAATTTCTGGAAGAGTAGCCCCTGCATATCCTTGTTCTTCTCGTTTCAACCATAGATTGAAGTCACAGGTCAGGATTGGATCACTGAAAGGTGCTTACAAGGGGGTATCTTTTACATGCAGAGCAAGTTCTAGTGGACGTAATAGAAATCCAGACTTCCCAAGGCAAAACAGACATGGGTACTCCCGGGGCAGAAATAGGAAAAATGACGATAGAGATGGATTTGAAAACCTTGAAGAATCTGATCTGCTGTCTTCTAAAAATGGGCCATTGGTCTCCCTCTCCAGTGGCACAAAGTTCGGGGCTACTGCAGCCCCTGGACCTAGAGAAAAAGAGATTGTTGAGCTGTTCAGGAAGGTCCAGGCTCAACTTCGGGAGAGAAGTGCAgctaaagaagaaaagaaggctGAAGCCTTGCAAGGGCAAGGAAAAGAGAATGAAACTGTGGATTCTCTCCTTAAGCTATTAAGGAAACACTCGGTTGAGCAAGCTAAAAGAACCAACAACAGTGGCAGCAACAAGGACTTCATGTTGGACCAGCCAGAAAAGAATTCCCGATATAGTGAAAGGAAAAGCACAACTTCTTTTGATTCAAATAACAGTTTGAAGGATGAGGTTGAAGAACCTAATGCCTCTTTTAGCAGGCCTGCATCGAATTTTCAACGCAAGTCTCCCATCCCTCGGTTGACGTACCAGCCCATTTATTCAGAGGATGACCACATAGGCAATTCGGTGCCACATGTGAATTCAATtgggaagagaaagaagaatcATTTTGAGAGGGTTCCTAAACCAGAGCCAGAGCCAGAACCAAAGCAAGAGCCTGAGCTTGAGTTGGAGTCAGAACTTGAGCATGAGCCTGTTGTCGATGCTGAGTTTGAATTCGAGCCTGAACCCGAGCCCGAGCCAGAGCTTGTTCAGTTGTTAGAGGAAGAGACTTCAGGTCCTGAAGAAACTCTTAATTTCGATGATGAAAAGGGTGAGAAACAGCAACTTATCGAACATAAGGATTTGAGTGCATTGAAGCTACCAGAATTACGAGCACTTGCAAAGTCTCAAGGTGTAAAAGGGTTTTCAAAGATGAAGAAGGGCGAGCTTGTGGAGTTGCTAAGTGGGAGCTCAGTTTGA
- the LOC117637989 gene encoding uncharacterized protein LOC117637989 isoform X2: protein MVSLPTWFRYIAHKLEYSATISWKNYQRGQITDRELGDAVWKNLFQGKLTYLHWNKGEEMAPSIGAQGGTLLVRKIPAADPRRVFVGDVVVLKDPEKADNYLVRRLAAIEGYEMLSTDEKDEPFVLEQDECWVLADNESLKPKEANDSRKFGPVSMTDIVGRVIYCLRTAVDHGPVQNSHSSMRKDTPVLQVELDVDEMAKNHKA, encoded by the exons ATGGTTTCCCTCCCAACCTGGTTCCGGTACATAGCCCACAAGCTCGAATACTCGGCCACTATCAGCTGGAAG AACTATCAAAGAGGTCAAATCACGGACAGAGAACTAGGTGATGCCGTTTGGAAAAATCTATTTCAGGGAAAGTTAACGTACTTGCATTGGAATAAAGGAGAGGAGATGGCCCCTAGTATAGGTGCGCAAGGGGGTACTCTTCTTGTCCGGAAGATACCAGCTGCAGACCCAAG GCGTGTTTTTGTTGGGGATGTAGTGGTCTTGAAGGACCCTGAGAAGGCAGATAATTATCTGGTGAGAAGATTGGCTGCAATTGAAGGGTATGAAATGTTGTCTACTGATGAAAAGGATGAgccttttgttcttgaacagGATGAATGCTGGGTGTTGGCTGATAATGAAAGTTTGAAGCCCAAG GAAGCCAATGACAGTCGGAAATTTGGGCCGGTTTCCATGACAGACATAGTTGGCAGAGTCATATATTGCCTACGAACAGCTGTGGATCATGGCCCTGTGCAGAACAG TCATTCCAGCATGCGAAAGGATACACCAGTGCTGCAAGTTGAATTGGATGTCGATGAGATGGCAAAAAATCACAAAGCCTGA
- the LOC117637989 gene encoding uncharacterized protein LOC117637989 isoform X1 — MYHYIIVKICDLRFAICEIPREQNNKGEIFRGLRKAKGNAQNCSLTHISYHNNDDKKLSCSLQVVSFAMVSLPTWFRYIAHKLEYSATISWKNYQRGQITDRELGDAVWKNLFQGKLTYLHWNKGEEMAPSIGAQGGTLLVRKIPAADPRRVFVGDVVVLKDPEKADNYLVRRLAAIEGYEMLSTDEKDEPFVLEQDECWVLADNESLKPKEANDSRKFGPVSMTDIVGRVIYCLRTAVDHGPVQNSHSSMRKDTPVLQVELDVDEMAKNHKA, encoded by the exons ATGTATCACTACATCATCGTTAAAATTTGCGATTTGCGATTTGCGATTTGCGAAATCCCACGAGAGCAAAATAATAAAGGAGAAATTTTTAGGGGGTTAAGAAAAGCAAAGGGAAATGCCCAAAATTGCAGCTTGACACATATATCGTACCACAACAACGACGACAAGAAGTTAAGCTGCAGCCTGCAGGTGGTCTCTTTCGCGATGGTTTCCCTCCCAACCTGGTTCCGGTACATAGCCCACAAGCTCGAATACTCGGCCACTATCAGCTGGAAG AACTATCAAAGAGGTCAAATCACGGACAGAGAACTAGGTGATGCCGTTTGGAAAAATCTATTTCAGGGAAAGTTAACGTACTTGCATTGGAATAAAGGAGAGGAGATGGCCCCTAGTATAGGTGCGCAAGGGGGTACTCTTCTTGTCCGGAAGATACCAGCTGCAGACCCAAG GCGTGTTTTTGTTGGGGATGTAGTGGTCTTGAAGGACCCTGAGAAGGCAGATAATTATCTGGTGAGAAGATTGGCTGCAATTGAAGGGTATGAAATGTTGTCTACTGATGAAAAGGATGAgccttttgttcttgaacagGATGAATGCTGGGTGTTGGCTGATAATGAAAGTTTGAAGCCCAAG GAAGCCAATGACAGTCGGAAATTTGGGCCGGTTTCCATGACAGACATAGTTGGCAGAGTCATATATTGCCTACGAACAGCTGTGGATCATGGCCCTGTGCAGAACAG TCATTCCAGCATGCGAAAGGATACACCAGTGCTGCAAGTTGAATTGGATGTCGATGAGATGGCAAAAAATCACAAAGCCTGA
- the LOC117637918 gene encoding TOM1-like protein 2, with product MDKLNLAQLGERLKIGGAQMGRMVSGKVKEILQTPTPESKMIDEATLETLEEPNWGMNLRICAMINSEEFSGSEVVRAIKKKISGKNVVSQRLSLDLLETCAMNCEKVFSEVASEKVLDEMLRMIENPQTDAENRQRAMQLIRAWGESEELAYLPVFRQTYMSLRERSTNPLAPEGTSPSMQSTLESYVHEPLSPPERYPVPDTGLHGGNHNDFAFNYQSLAVEEKKEFLVVARNSLELLSSILNTETDPKPLKEELTLNMLDKCKESQPVVKRIIETTTDDEGMLFEALFLHEELQQVISRYEDLEGSQKSGVQQLENPETTNHDGVKAVQNPGELPGNSNTTAREDSEDTQKPGGKLPENSIASEGSSSAPVGTNTETKIVDSPKEDPKISSEKVGE from the exons ATGGACAAGTTGAATCTAGCTCAATTGGGTGAGAGGTTAAAGATAGGTGGAGCTCAAATGGGTCGAATGGTTAGTGGCAAAGTGAAGGAAATTCTGCAAACCCCGACCCCTGAATCGAAGATGATCGATGAAGCCACATTGGAGACCTTGGAGGAGCCAAATTGGGGTATGAATTTGAGGATATGTGCAATGATCAATAGTGAAGAGTTTAGTGGGTCCGAAGTCGTTAGGGccataaagaagaagatttcGGGCAAGAATGTGGTGAGCCAGAGGTTGAGTCTTGACTTGTTGGAGACTTGTGCTATGAATTGCGAGAAGGTGTTCTCTGAGGTTGCGTCGGAGAAGGTGTTGGATGAGATGCTTAGAATGATTGAGAATCCACAAACAGATGCCGAAAATAGACAAAGGGCTATGCAATTGATTAGGGCTTGGGGAGAGTCTGAGGAGCTTGCATATCTACCTGTATTTCGTCAAACTTACATG AGCTTGAGAGAAAGAAGCACCAATCCTTTAGCACCAGAAGGGACTTCACCCTCGATGCAGTCTACCTTGGAATCATATGTTCACGAGCCGCTGTCTCCCCCTGAAAGATACCCTGTACCTGACACAGGATTGCATGGAGGAAATCATAATGATTTCGCCTTTAATTATCAAAGCCTAgcagttgaagaaaaaaaggagtttCTTGTTGTAGCTCGCAATAGCCTTGAACTGCTGTCTAGTATTTTAAATACTGAAACGGATCCAAAACCTTTGAAG GAAGAACTAACCCTGAACATGCTGGACAAGTGCAAGGAGTCTCAGCCTGTTGTTAAGAGGATTATAGAAACCACTACTGATGACGAAGGGATGCTCTTTGAGGCTCTATTTCTTCACGAAGAACTTCAACAAGTCATTTCCAGGTATGAAGACTTGGAAGGTTCTCAAAAGTCTGGAGTCCAACAGCTTGAAAACCCTGAAACCACCAACCATGACGGGGTGAAAGCTGTTCAAAATCCCGGAGAACTGCCTGGAAACTCTAACACCACTGCTCGTGAGGATTCAGAAGACACCCAAAAACCTGGTGGAAAACTGCCCGAAAATTCCATTGCTTCTGAAGGCAGTTCATCTGCTCCTGTAGGAACCAATACTGAAACCAAAATAGTGGATTCTCCAAAGGAAGACCCCAAGATCAGCAGTGAAAAAGTCGGTGAATGA
- the LOC117637916 gene encoding structural maintenance of chromosomes protein 1, whose product MPSLVSQGKILRLELENFKSYKGFQTIGPFYDFTAIIGPNGAGKSNLMDAISFVLGVRTGHLRGAQLKDLIYAFDDKEKDQKGRRAYVRLVYQLANGLELQFTRAITGSAGSEYRVDGASVSWEEYNAKLRSLGILVKARNFLVFQGDVESIASKNPKELTALLEQISGSDDLKRDYEKYEEEKAVAEEKSALVYQRKRTIVLERKQKKEQKEEAEKNLRLQDQLKSLKREHSLWQLFNIEKDITKMTEELEAEKRSREEVMQELVEFQQEASKKKKEQAKYLKEIAQCEKKISERSNKLDKSQPELLKLKEEMSRINAKIKKSEKELARKEQERRRHKEDVKELQKGIQDLTAKLEDLHEKARDSGDKLKLDDTELREYFRIKEDAGMKTAKLRDEKEVLDRQQHADLEAQKNLEENLQQLRSREGELESQEEQMLTRQRKIKENSTKHRDEVKSLNNELHAMQEKHLHARQKHENLKSKIDEIEKQLRELKADRYENERDSRLSQAVETLKRLFHGVHGRMTDLCRPTQKKYNLAVTVAMGKFMDAVVVEDEQTGKECIKYLKEQRLPPQTFIPLQSVRVKPVMERLRNLGGTAKLIFDVVQFDPALEKAILFAVGNTLVCDELDEAKRLSWTGERFKVVTVDGILLAKSGTMTGGTSGGMEARSNKWDDKKVEGLKKKKEQFESELEELGSIREMQIKESETTGRISGLEKKIQYAEIEKKSIKDKLANLAREKQNIKEEIDRSSPELLKLKQAVDKRSKEINKLEKRINEIVDRIYKDFSKSVGVANIREYEENQLKASQYMADERLSLSSQLSKLKYQLEYEQNRDMESRIQELQHSISNLQKDLERVQKKEAEAKSAAEKASGEILRWKEEVQEWKSKSEGCEKEIQEWNKRGSTATTSVSKLNRQINSKEAQIEQLMSRKQEIVEKCELEQISLPIISDPMETESSTMGPVFDFSQLNRSQLQDRRPSEQEKLEVEFKQKMDALTSEIERTAPNMKALDQYEALKEKERGVTEEFEVARKEEKEKADLFNSVKQKRYELFMDAFNHISSNIDKIYKQLTKSNTHPLGGTAYLNLENEDDPFLHGIKYTAMPPTKRFRDMEQLSGGEKTVAALALLFSIHSFRPSPFFILDEVDAALDNLNVAKVAGFIRSKSREGARENQDDDGGSGFQSIVISLKDSFYDKADALVGVYRDCERSCSETLTFDLTKYRES is encoded by the exons ATGCCGTCCCTGGTCTCTCAGGGAAAAATCCTCCGGTTGGAGCTCGAGAACTTCAAGTCCTACAAGGGCTTCCAAACAATCGGCCCCTTCTATGACTTCACGGCAATCATTGGGCCCAACGGAGCCGGTAAATCCAACCTCATGGACGCTATAAGCTTCGTGCTCGGCGTACGGACGGGCCACCTCCGTGGGGCCCAGTTGAAGGACCTGATCTATGCCTTCGACGACAAGGAGAAGGACCAGAAGGGCCGCAGGGCCTATGTTCGCTTGGTTTACCAGCTGGCAAATGGGTTGGAGCTTCAGTTCACGCGGGCCATTACCGGCTCCGCCGGCAGCGAGTATCGTGTTGATGGGGCGTCTGTGTCGTGGGAAGAATACAATGCTAAGCTCAGGTCCCTTGGAATTCTTGTCAAGGCCCGCAATTTCCTCGTCTTTCAG GGTGATGTGGAGTCCATTGCTTCTAAAAATCCGAAGGAACTCACTGCACTTCTTGAGCAGATCTCTGGGTCTGATGACCTCAAGAGGGactatgaaaaatatgaagaagaaaaagccGTAGCTGAAGAAAAATCAGCTCTTGTTTAtcagagaaaaagaacaataGTGTTGGAGAGGAAGCAAAAGAAAGAGCAAAAGGAAGAAGCTGAGAAAAACCTCCGCTTGCAAGATCAATTG AAATCATTGAAGAGAGAACATTCTTTATGGCAGTTGTTCAACATAGAAAAAGATATTACAAAAATGACTGAGGAGCTTGAAGCTGAAAAGAGAAGCCGCGAAGAAGTTATGCAAGAACTAGTTGAGTTCCAGCAAGAAGcaagcaaaaagaagaaagaacaagCAAAATATCTGAAAGAGATTGCACAATGTGAAAAGAAGATTTCTGAGAGAAGTAATAAACTTGACAAAAGT CAACCAGAGCTTCTGAAACTGAAAGAGGAAATGTCTCGTATAAATgcaaaaatcaagaaaagtgAGAAGGAGCTTGCTAGGAAAGAACAAGAAAGGAGAAGACATAAAGAGGATGTAAAGGAGCTGCAGAAGGGCATACAGGATCTGACTGCAAAACTAGAGGATTTACATGAAAAAGCTCGAGACAGTGGGGATAAATTGAAGTTAGATGATACTGAATTAAGGGAATATTTTCGAAT CAAGGAGGATGCTGGTATGAAAACTGCAAAGCTAAGAGATGAGAAAGAAGTTCTGGATAGGCAACAACATGCTGATCTTGAAGCTCAAAAGAATCTGGAAGAAAATCTTCAACAGTTGAGAAGTCGGGAGGGTGAACTGGAATCACAAGAGGAACAAATGCTAACAAGGCagagaaaaattaaagaaaattctaCGAAACATAGGGATGAAGTTAAAAGTCTGAATAATGAACTGCATGCGATGCAAGAGAAACATTTACATGCCAG acaaaaacatgaaaatctgaagtcaaaaattgatgaaatagaaaaacaacTACGTGAATTGAAGGCTGACAGATATGAAAATGAGAGGGATTCCAGGTTGTCTCAGGCAGTCGAGACTCTCAAACGCCTGTTTCATGGTGTCCATGGCCGCATGACTGATCTCTGTAGGCCAACACAAAAGAAGTATAACCTTGCTGTTACTGTTGCTATGGGTAAATTTATGGATGCAGTTGTAGTTGAGGATGAACAAACGGGAAAGGAATGCATCAAG TATTTGAAAGAACAAAGGCTTCCTCCTCAGACATTCATACCTCTTCAGTCTGTCCGTGTAAAGCCAGTAATGGAGAGATTGCGCAACTTAGGTGGTACTGCGAAGCTGATATTTGATGTAGTCCA GTTTGATCCTGCCTTGGAGAAGGCAATTCTATTTGCGGTTGGCAACACTCTTGTTTGTGACGAACTTGATGAGGCTAAGCGTCTCAGCTGGACTGGCGAGAGGTTCAAAG TTGTAACTGTTGATGGAATTCTGCTCGCGAAATCCGGCACAATGACTGGTGGTACCAGCGGTGGAATGGAAGCCAGGTCAAATAAATGGGATGACAAAAAAGTTGAAG gattgaagaagaagaaagaacagTTTGAGTCAGAGCTGGAAGAGCTTGGATCAATTAGAGAGATGCAGATAAAAGAGTCTGAGACAACTGGTAGAATTAGTGGACTTGAGAAGAAGATCCAGTATGCAGAGATTGAGAAG AAAAGCATTAAGGACAAACTTGCAAACTTGGCTCGGGAGAAGCAGAATATAAAAGAAGAGATAGATCGTAGCAGTCCTGAACTTCTGAAg TTAAAGCAAGCTGTAGATAAGCGGAGCAAAGAAATCAATAAGCTTGAGAAGAGGATAAATGAAATTGTTGACAGAATCTACAAAGATTTTAGTAAATCTGTTGGGGTGGCGAACATCCGTGAGTACGAGGAAAATCAACTCAAGGCTTCCCAATATATGGCTGACGAGAGGCTTAGTTTGAGTAGCCAGCTGTCAAAGTTGAAATACCA GTTAGAGTATGAGCAAAATCGGGACATGGAATCGCGGATTCAAGAACTTCAACATTCTATTAGTAATTTGCAAAAAGATTTAGAACGGGTTCAGAAGAAAGAGGCTGAAGCCAAGTCAGCGGCTGAAAAAGCTTCTGGTGAAATTCTTCGATGGAAGGAAGAAGTACAAG AATGGAAATCCAAGTCAGAAGGGTGTGAGAAGGAAATCCAGGAATGGAACAAGCGGGGTTCTACAGCTACAACAAGCGTATCCAAACTTAATCGACAGATAAATTCTAAG GAGGCACAGATTGAGCAGCTGATGTCACGGAAGCAGGAAatagtagaaaaatgtgaacTAGAACAAATAAGCCTACCCATCATCTCAGATCCAATGGAGACTGAATCCTCCACAATGGGCCCAGTTTTTGATTTTAGTCAGTTAAATAGGTCTCAATTGCAGGATAGAAGGCCCTCTGAACAGGAGAAACTTGAGGTGGAATTTAAGCAAAAAATGGATGCCCTAACATCGGAAATCGAAAGAACAGCTCCAAATATGAAGGCCCTGGACCAATATGAGgctttaaaagaaaaggaaaggggTGTGACTGAAGAGTTTGAAGTGGctagaaaagaagagaaagaaaaagctgATCTGTTTAACTCAGTTAAGCAGAAGAG GTACGAATTGTTTATGGATGCATTCAACCATATATCTAGTAATATTGATAAGATATACAAACAACTCACAAAGAGCAACACACATCCACTGGGTGGAACGGCATATTTGAATTTAGAAAATGAAGATGATCCATTTTTACATGGCATCAAGTATACCGCTATGCCCCCAACAAAGCGCTTTCGTGATATGGAACAATTATCTGGTGGAGAAAAAACTGTTGCAGCATTGGCATTACTCTTTTCGATACACAG TTTTAGGCCTtcaccatttttcatactggATGAAGTCGATGCTGCACTAGATAACTTAAATGTTGCTAAGGTTGCTGGATTCATCCGTTCGAAGTCCCGTGAAGGAGCCAGGGAGAACCAGGATGATGATGGAGGCAGCGGTTTTCAGAGCATCGTAATATCTCTAAAAGATAGCTTCTATGACAAGGCCGATGCTTTAGTTGGGGTTTACAGGGACTGTGAAAGGAG CTGTTCGGAAACTCTGACGTTTGACCTGACGAAATATCGGGAGTCATGA
- the LOC117637917 gene encoding patellin-4-like yields the protein MTEEKNEQNPKEEGDHVREKEESQSSQEDDQEESKKSPREQKPNNSGNESTQEDEESDIEFLGPAIYQEAETTPSVELKQSDNKKKNKALLELRCRVEDAIVGNYLLGKPNKMISPAESARQREELREISLWGVPLLPSKGHQGTDIVLLKFLRAKDFKVLDAFEMLRRTLKWRKEYRTDEILEEELGSDLENLVFWSSVDKEGHPLCFTVYGPFKERELYKRTFGSKEKRQQFLRWRVQFMEKGIKKLSFKKGGVDSMVHITDLKNSPGPDMKELRSLSSKTLVLLQENYPELIQKNIVINAPLWYYVAHVLRSRLLSQRTKKKFVFARPSNVTKTLLKFVDPEKLPVQYGGLKREQDPEFTPEDKASRRSVKANTTACIEIPVAEGGLTLVWELTVVGWDVSYKEEFVPDDEGSYKILLQNKKRLGQCVRNSFYANEPGKIVITIENWTFKNKRVLYRSKSKLTVPVYRFLFNK from the exons ATGACAGAGGAAAAAAATGAGCAGAACCCAAAAGAGGAGGGTGATCATGTCAGAGAAAAAGAGGAGAGCCAAAGCAGCCAAGAAGATGATCAAGAAGAAAGCAAGAAGAGCCCAAGAGAGCAAAAGCCTAATAATAGTGGAAACGAAAGCACccaggaagatgaagaaagtGACATAGAATTTCTTGGCCCTGCAATTTATCAAGAGGCTGAAACCACACCTTCTGTTGAATTGAAGCAGAGCgacaacaagaaaaagaataaagctTTATTGGAATTGAGGTGCAGGGTGGAAGATGCAATTGTTGGGAATTATCTTCTGggaaaacccaacaaaatgaTTAGCCCCGCTGAAAGTGCCAGGCAGAGAGAAGAGCTTAGGGAGATTAGTCTTTGGGGTGTACCTTTGTTGCCTAGCAAAGGTCACCAAGGCACTGACATTGTGCTGCTCAAATTCTTGAGAGCCAAAGATTTTAAGGTCCTTGATGCATTCGAGATGCTCCGGAGGACGCTGAAATGGCGAAAAGAATACAGAACCGATGAGATTCTTGAAGAAGAGTTGGGGTCTGATCTTGAAAATTTGGTGTTTTGGAGTAGTGTGGACAAGGAGGGGCACCCTTTGTGTTTCACTGTGTATGGGCCTTTCAAGGAGAGGGAATTGTACAAGAGGACATTTGGTTCTAAAGAGAAACGCCAGCAGTTTTTAAGGTGGAGGGTTCAATTTATGGAAAAGGGCATCAAGAAGCTCAGCTTCAAGAAAGGAGGAGTGGACTCTATGGTTCACATTACAGATTTAAAGAACTCGCCGGGGCCGGATATGAAGGAGCTTCGTTCTCTTAGCAGCAAAACTCTGGTGTTGCTTCAGGAAAATTATCCAGAGCTCATTCAAAAGAAT ATTGTTATAAATGCTCCACTTTGGTATTATGTGGCACATGTTCTCAGATCAAGGCTCCTCAGTCAGAGAACTAAAAAGAAGTTCGTGTTTGCCAGGCCTTCAAATGTTACAAAGACCCTTCTCAA GTTCGTAGACCCGGAAAAACTCCCAGTTCAATATGGTGGCCTCAAAAGAGAGCAAGATCCTGAATTCACACCAGAAGACAAAGCATCAAGGCGCTCAGTCAAAGCAAACACAACTGCCTGCATTGAAATCCCAGTTGCTGAG GGTGGTTTGACATTGGTGTGGGAGCTAACAGTGGTGGGATGGGATGTATCCTACAAGGAGGAGTTTGTTCCTGATGATGAAGGCTCATACAAGATTCTGCtccaaaacaagaagagaTTAGGTCAATGTGTGAGAAATTCCTTCTATGCTAATGAACCAGGGAAGATTGTGATCACCATTGAGAATTGGACCTTCAAGAACAAGAGGGTTCTCTACAGATCCAAATCCAAACTCACTGTTCCTGTGTACAGATTCTTGTTTAACAAATAG